The Bradysia coprophila strain Holo2 unplaced genomic scaffold, BU_Bcop_v1 contig_151, whole genome shotgun sequence genome contains a region encoding:
- the LOC119074843 gene encoding odorant receptor 94b-like has translation MHSTRIHKVINQIISFVRFIGLGHGEDRHTLTQLRLKSIYCIYYLLFPISFLIGAITKETVDESIFLAEIFLVGTVMTIKIWMILWKQQQLMRLLNRICVFSIRNDEEFSFFNVKVERFIKFVIVFACATIVGGLGAATFPFIANKKVLILNIAFPLDYKHSRIGFALAYIFFVTEMVLSFLGMAFSVIVWYLLLHCSLRYKILGMKIRNMGRATGGDSNVKILGKEQQIFQQELVASIESYLHLRGLIDELESFLSKLFLLQFATSALCICASIYCLAFDVSVNFVERGIHVYTLFYHTAELFMITYLGNEIMLSSSWLKYSLFESEFVGQPHSTKRCILVFGEYLKQPHEMLIGKLYPLTLETFTRVRVIVGCKLVRCV, from the exons ATGCATTCCACTCGGATTCATAAAGTGATCAATCAGATTATttctttcgttcgttttatCGGTCTCGGGCATGGAGAAGACAGGCATACACTTACTCAACTCAGACTGAAGTCAATTTATTGCATCTATTACCTGTTATTtcccatttcatttttaattggagcaattacaaaagaaaccgtcgatgaaagtattttcttAGCCGAAATATTCCTTGTTGGCACAGTGATGACCATTAAAATTTGGATGATCCTTTGGAAACAGCAGCAACTTATGCGATTGCTAAATCGCATTTGTGTCTTTTCAATTCGAAATGATGAAGAGttctcatttttcaatgttaaaGTTGAAAGATTCATCAAATTTGTGATTGTATTCGCATGTGCTACTATCGTTGGTGGTTTGGGAGCCGCTACTTTCCCCTTCATTGCCAATAAAAAGGTGCTTATTTTGAACATAGCTTTTCCATTGGATTATAAGCACAGTCGAATTGGATTTGCTTTGGCGTATATTTTCTTCGTTACCGAAATGGTTCTCTCGTTCCTGGGGATGGCGTTTTCTGTGATAGTTTGGTACTTACTGCTGCATTGTTCTTTAAGATATAAAATTCTAGGAATGAAAATAAGAAACATGGGACGAGCCACAGGTGGCGACAGTAACGTGAAAATATTGGGAAAGGAACAGCAGATTTTTCAACAGGAACTTGTGGCTTCGATTGAATCTTATCTTCATTTAAGAGG ATTAATCGACGAACTGGaatcatttttatcaaaactCTTTCTACTACAATTTGCCACCAGTGCCCTCTGTATCTGCGCCTCAATTTATTGCCTGGCATTC GATGTTAGTGTCAACTTTGTGGAACGCGGCATTCATGTCTATACGTTATTTTACCACACAGCTGAGTTGTTTATGATAACGTACTTGGGGAATGAGATTATGTTGTCAAGTAGTTGGCTTAAATACAGTTTGTTTGAATCGGAATTTGTCGGGCAACCACATTCGACGAAGAGATGCATACTTGTTTTTGGTGAATATTTGAAGCAACCGCATGAGATGCTGATCGGCAAATTGTATCCGTTGACGTTGGAAACATTTACAAGGGTAAGGGTTATTGTTGGTTGTAAATTGGTTCGCTGCGTTTAG
- the LOC119074846 gene encoding transcription factor grauzone-like isoform X3, with protein MGSTQLCRLCLQASDDVLNIWETFLDSTIAAILAKHFWFQVHEDDGLAESICEMCWIHTKEFHEFYRRVEQFQKCVSKSTEENHSAHDETIHIVHIKQELNVDKCEEVEMDALQIDTDCEDVDTKPDLNGIEYEEVEMDSLQISSSEYEDDEVETERTMNDDDQCLSNANDDNRIVKANVKRAYPPKNPELEAQIHELFVMKCDICRHTVEFKALSDARQHYRKVHKTRSYLICCDKKFYKRFAILDHIRWHTDSDPYKCTECGKRFWSNNGLKTHMQHHVPNESRTINCSLCLKKFVKEHQLKKHMNEKHASTEGIRYGCGKCVKTFPSKMQLYQHNRAVHEMVDNVCDVCARRFKSKSNLQQHIDHEHLNVPQPKFQCDICGIWLKCLKAHRRLHKERVPVNCPICNKLVQDKRSLNEHIRYSHAERRHQCQLCDKAFKCAINLKEHLAIHTGEDLYDCPYCEKKFKSNANMYSHRKKAHLAEWTRDFSQRTTQPVKPSARTEEDESKI; from the exons ATGGGCTCAACGCAACTTTGTCGCTTGTGTCTACAAGCTAGCGACGATGTGTTAAACATTTGGGAAACATTTTTGGACTCAACCATTGCCGCAATTCTGGCCAAACATTTCTGGTTCCAG GTCCATGAAGATGACGGATTGGCGGAGTCTATTTGCGAAATGTGTTGGATCCACACGAAAGAGTTTCATGAATTCTACAGACGAGTAGAACAATTCCAGAAATGCGTCTCCAAATCCACTGAGGAGAACCACAGTGCTCACGACGAAACTATTCACATCGTTCACATCAAGCAAGAACTGAATGTGGACAAGTGTGAGGAAGTGGAAATGGATGCTTTGCAAATTGATACGGACTGTGAAGATGTAGACACAAAGCCTGACTTGAATGGAATCGAATATGAGGAAGTAGAAATGGACTCATTGCAAATAAGCAGCTCCGAGTATGAGGATGACGAAG TGGAAACCGAGCGAACCATGAACGATGACGATCAATGTTTGAGCAACGCAAATGACGATAACCGAATCGTGAAGGCTAATGTTAAAAGAGCTTATCCACCCAAAAATCCGGAGCTCGAAGCACAGATCCACGAACTGTTTGTAATGAAATGCGACATCTGCCGTCACACCGTCGAATTCAAAGCGTTATCGGATGCCAGGCAACATTATCGCAAAGTTCACAAGACTCGCAGCTATTTGATCTGCTGTGACAAGAAGTTCTACAAACGTTTTGCCATTCTGGATCATATTCGCTGGCATACCGATTCAGATCCTTACAAATGTACCGAATGTGGCAAGCGATTTTGGAGTAACAACGGATTGAAAACGCACATGCAACACCACGTACCGAACGAATCACGTACAATCAATTGCAGTTTATGTTTGAAAAAGTTTGTCAAGGAGCATCAGTTGAAAAAACACATGAACGAAAAACACGCTTCGACTGAGGGGATCCGGTATGGCTGTGGAAAGTGCGTCAAAAC TTTTCCGTCGAAAATGCAGCTATATCAACACAATCGAGCTGTGCATGAGATGGTTGATAACGTGTGCGACGTATGCGCCCGTAGATTCAAATCCAAAAGCAATCTACAACAACACATCGACCACGAACATTTGAATGTACCGCAACCGAAATTCCAGTGCGACATTTGCGGAATTTG GTTGAAATGTCTGAAAGCTCATCGCAGGCTGCACAAAGAAAGAGTGCCGGTAAATTGTCCGATTTGCAACAAACTCGTACAGGATAAGCGGAGTCTGAACGAACACATACGGTATTCTCATGCTGAAAGGCGACATCAGTGTCAATTATGCGACAAAGCGTTCAAATGTGCCATAAATTTGAAG GAACATTTAGCGATTCACACCGGCGAGGATCTGTACGATTGTCCGTACTgtgaaaagaaattcaaatcaaatgcAAACATGTACAGCCACCGGAAGAAGGCACACCTGGCAGAATGGACGCGAGACTTTTCGCAACGCACCACACAACCAGTCAAACCGAGTGCTAGAACCGAGGAAGatgaatcgaaaatttaa
- the LOC119074846 gene encoding zinc finger protein 112-like isoform X2: MNSKQLCRLCLQTTYDAVNIWETFLDSTIATVLVKHFWFQVHKNDGLTESICEMCWTQTKTFHEFYRQIEQFHKSFWDSVAKEKTAQDATIRIDHKHVDFGPDLSNVKCEEMEIEVKTESHTNSSDHHDDETSDKSETERTVDDEDQSNNHRQKNDEYESSRSSVKKSGRLSLSEKLELESHITELFNMNCEICSDVQFRTLLEARKHYRKVHETEGFLMCCNKKFHQRVDVVQHIRHHINLTEHGPSEQMEQEAQIRELFAMKCDVCSDIVNFETLLEVRQHYRKVHKSRGYLICCDKKFYRRIKMMNHVRWHTNSDTYSCNECGKRFSSKYALKLHKEYHIPYVSRPFKCSLCPSGFVKEVALKVHIQYKHTSTEEGNFACDKCSKRFRTTWSLTSHIRHVHESNTEYVCEVCARIFKSKTALKQHFTREHSSKPPPSPPPKVQCSVCGAWLKRKQLLSRHLKQHKDAKPVNCPVCNKLVHDKRLLDGHIRSVHAEKRHQCIMCGKAFKCAKNLREHLAIHTGEDLYDCPYCEKKFKSNANMYSHRKKAHLAEWTKDNKTAK, from the exons ATGAATTCTAAACAACTTTGTCGTTTATGTCTACAAACTACTTACGATGCGGTAAATATTTGGGAAACATTTCTGGACTCAACCATAGCCACGGTGCTGGTCAAACATTTCTGGTTCCAG GTCCATAAAAACGATGGATTGACCGAGTCCATATGTGAAATGTGTTGGACGCAAACAAAAACGTTTCACGAATTCTACAGACAAATAGAGCAATTCCACAAATCCTTTTGGGATTCGGTTGCGAAAGAGAAGACTGCTCAAGATGCGACCATTCGCATCGACCATAAACATGTTGATTTCGGGCCTGACTTGAGTAACGTTAAGTGCGaggaaatggaaattgaagTTAAAACGGAATCACACACAAACAGCTCAGATCACCATGACGACGAGACTTCcgataaaa GTGAAACGGAGCGAACCGTAGACGATGAGGATCAATCCAACAATCACCGACAGAAAAATGACGAATACGAATCTTCACGATCCAGCGTTAAAAAGAGTGGTCGTCTCAGTTTGTCCGAAAAACTGGAATTGGAGAGTCACATCACCGAACTGTTTAACATGAACTGTGAAATTTGCAGTGACGTTCAATTTAGAACGCTGCTAGAAGCCAGGAAACACTACCGCAAAGTGCACGAAACGGAGGGCTTTCTAATGTGTTGCAACAAGAAATTCCATCAGCGTGTTGATGTCGTGCAACACATTCGACATCATATCAATCTGACCGAACACGGTCCCTCCGAACAAATGGAACAAGAAGCGCAGATTCGCGAATTGTTTGCAATGAAATGCGATGTTTGCAGTGACATCGTGAACTTCGAAACGCTACTGGAGGTCCGGCAACATTATCGCAAAGTTCACAAGTCACGTGGCTACCTGATTTGCTGCGATAAGAAGTTCTATCGTCGTATTAAGATGATGAATCATGTCCGTTGGCATACCAATTCGGACACTTACAGTTGCAACGAATGCGGCAAGCGGTTCTCGAGCAAATATGCGTTGAAACTACACAAGGAATATCATATACCGTACGTTTCACGTCCCTTCAAATGTAGTTTATGTCCGAGTGGTTTTGTAAAGGAAGTGGCGTTAAAAGTTCACATACAGTACAAGCATACCTCGACTGAGGAAGGAAATTTCGCCTGTGATAAATGCAGCAAACG TTTTCGTACGACTTGGTCACTGACGAGTCACATTCGGCACGTCCATGAATCCAATACCGAATACGTGTGTGAGGTATGCGCCCgtatttttaaatcgaaaacaGCACTCAAACAGCACTTTACCAGAGAACATTCATCAAAACCACCACCATCACCTCCACCCAAAGTTCAATGTAGTGTTTGTGGTGCTTG GTTGAAACGTAAACAGCTACTTAGCAGGCATTTGAAGCAACACAAAGATGCAAAGCCTGTGAATTGTCCAGTTTGTAACAAATTGGTTCACGACAAACGCTTATTGGACGGTCACATACGATCTGTTCATGCAGAGAAACGCCATCAGTGTATAATGTGCGGCAAGGCATTCAAATGTGCGAAAAATTTAAGG GAACATTTAGCGATTCACACCGGCGAGGATCTGTACGATTGTCCGTACTgtgaaaagaaattcaaatcaaaCGCGAACATGTACAGCCATCGGAAGAAGGCACACCTGGCCGAATGGACTAAGGACAATAAAACAGccaaataa
- the LOC119074846 gene encoding transcription factor grauzone-like isoform X1: MGSTQLCRLCLQASDDVLNIWETFLDSTIAAILAKHFWFQVHEDDGLAESICEMCWIHTKEFHEFYRRVEQFQKCVSKSTEENHSAHDETIHIVHIKQELNVDKCEEVEMDALQIDTDCEDVDTKPDLNGIEYEEVEMDSLQISSSEYEDDEGETERTVDDEDQSNNHRQKNDEYESSRSSVKKSGRLSLSEKLELESHITELFNMNCEICSDVQFRTLLEARKHYRKVHETEGFLMCCNKKFHQRVDVVQHIRHHINLTEHGPSEQMEQEAQIRELFAMKCDVCSDIVNFETLLEVRQHYRKVHKSRGYLICCDKKFYRRIKMMNHVRWHTNSDTYSCNECGKRFSSKYALKLHKEYHIPYVSRPFKCSLCPSGFVKEVALKVHIQYKHTSTEEGNFACDKCSKRFRTTWSLTSHIRHVHESNTEYVCEVCARIFKSKTALKQHFTREHSSKPPPSPPPKVQCSVCGAWLKRKQLLSRHLKQHKDAKPVNCPVCNKLVHDKRLLDGHIRSVHAEKRHQCIMCGKAFKCAKNLREHLAIHTGEDLYDCPYCEKKFKSNANMYSHRKKAHLAEWTKDNKTAK, translated from the exons ATGGGCTCAACGCAACTTTGTCGCTTGTGTCTACAAGCTAGCGACGATGTGTTAAACATTTGGGAAACATTTTTGGACTCAACCATTGCCGCAATTCTGGCCAAACATTTCTGGTTCCAG GTCCATGAAGATGACGGATTGGCGGAGTCTATTTGCGAAATGTGTTGGATCCACACGAAAGAGTTTCATGAATTCTACAGACGAGTAGAACAATTCCAGAAATGCGTCTCCAAATCCACTGAGGAGAACCACAGTGCTCACGACGAAACTATTCACATCGTTCACATCAAGCAAGAACTGAATGTGGACAAGTGTGAGGAAGTGGAAATGGATGCTTTGCAAATTGATACGGACTGTGAAGATGTAGACACAAAGCCTGACTTGAATGGAATCGAATATGAGGAAGTAGAAATGGACTCATTGCAAATAAGCAGCTCCGAGTATGAGGATGACGAAG GTGAAACGGAGCGAACCGTAGACGATGAGGATCAATCCAACAATCACCGACAGAAAAATGACGAATACGAATCTTCACGATCCAGCGTTAAAAAGAGTGGTCGTCTCAGTTTGTCCGAAAAACTGGAATTGGAGAGTCACATCACCGAACTGTTTAACATGAACTGTGAAATTTGCAGTGACGTTCAATTTAGAACGCTGCTAGAAGCCAGGAAACACTACCGCAAAGTGCACGAAACGGAGGGCTTTCTAATGTGTTGCAACAAGAAATTCCATCAGCGTGTTGATGTCGTGCAACACATTCGACATCATATCAATCTGACCGAACACGGTCCCTCCGAACAAATGGAACAAGAAGCGCAGATTCGCGAATTGTTTGCAATGAAATGCGATGTTTGCAGTGACATCGTGAACTTCGAAACGCTACTGGAGGTCCGGCAACATTATCGCAAAGTTCACAAGTCACGTGGCTACCTGATTTGCTGCGATAAGAAGTTCTATCGTCGTATTAAGATGATGAATCATGTCCGTTGGCATACCAATTCGGACACTTACAGTTGCAACGAATGCGGCAAGCGGTTCTCGAGCAAATATGCGTTGAAACTACACAAGGAATATCATATACCGTACGTTTCACGTCCCTTCAAATGTAGTTTATGTCCGAGTGGTTTTGTAAAGGAAGTGGCGTTAAAAGTTCACATACAGTACAAGCATACCTCGACTGAGGAAGGAAATTTCGCCTGTGATAAATGCAGCAAACG TTTTCGTACGACTTGGTCACTGACGAGTCACATTCGGCACGTCCATGAATCCAATACCGAATACGTGTGTGAGGTATGCGCCCgtatttttaaatcgaaaacaGCACTCAAACAGCACTTTACCAGAGAACATTCATCAAAACCACCACCATCACCTCCACCCAAAGTTCAATGTAGTGTTTGTGGTGCTTG GTTGAAACGTAAACAGCTACTTAGCAGGCATTTGAAGCAACACAAAGATGCAAAGCCTGTGAATTGTCCAGTTTGTAACAAATTGGTTCACGACAAACGCTTATTGGACGGTCACATACGATCTGTTCATGCAGAGAAACGCCATCAGTGTATAATGTGCGGCAAGGCATTCAAATGTGCGAAAAATTTAAGG GAACATTTAGCGATTCACACCGGCGAGGATCTGTACGATTGTCCGTACTgtgaaaagaaattcaaatcaaaCGCGAACATGTACAGCCATCGGAAGAAGGCACACCTGGCCGAATGGACTAAGGACAATAAAACAGccaaataa
- the LOC119074845 gene encoding ATP-dependent translocase ABCB1-like — MFAVWARQDYLKPRSQFPRETEKDKKRIIDPIDSIPVKIPDDEAKIEKPKVEEPEPVSFFKLYSYASTRDRICIFFGIIGTIITGSTAPANTLIFGTLVESMVAQNGYAVPSSANASNITDTERQLMVEWFRNEVKWYAIHSCILGAVMLLGTYFAIMLFNVAAHNQIFRIRGKFLKAVLNQDISWYDLNQSGEFASRMNEDLTKLEDGLGEKVVMFLHFMIAFIGSTILALAKGWQLALVCMSSLPVSFIVVGIIAMITGKLAKQEMSAFAKAGAVAEEVFGAIRTVVGFSGQDKEANRYATNLVDARKVNIKKSFFAGLGFGMLWFFIYAMYALSFWYGVGLVIDHRLLPANDRVYTAGVMFTVFFSVMMGAMSLGASSPFIESFGIAKGAAAKVFQIIENRPLINPLADTGDIPYSCQGNISFQNVSFNYPSRSDVNVLQGVNLSINQGKVVALVGSSGCGKSSCLQLIQRFYDPDQGAIVLDNRKLTELNVNWLRQKIGVVGQEPVLFGTSILENIRYGHESATVEEIETAAKIANAHNFISKLPQGYNTLVGERGAQMSVGQKQRIAIARALVKNPKILLLDEATSALDMASEAKVQAALETASRGRTTIIVAHRLSTIRNADKIIVLSDGQVVEQGGHAELMQLGGHYHALVTTQMGNVERDGEMTESSLIVKDYDEDAKEVDVIAEEDETQNSKAPVISIWEVLKWNRREWVYITIGSICSIVMGAAMPLFSILFGEIVGVVGLSEPDVVRRETDMYSLYFVLTGILVGAATFIQIWTYGVAGEYLTERLRAKAFTQMLRQEIAWFDDKSNGTGSLCARLSADAAAVQGATGQRVGSILSSISTLCLGIGIAMYYEWRLGFVALAFAPFMLVGSYTDIKLMKQQNLGNGKALERSTKVAVEAVGNIRTVVSLGRERMFYKMYVDILEPTVQNAKRVTHMRGIVYGLARSIWFFAYAACMVYGGELVANNEVGIATVFVVTQALVMGSASIANSLAFAPNFHEGIIAAAKVKQLLDRKPKITDPQLVMINDKKWESEGHVAFDKTEFFYQSRPTSQILQGLNLRIIAGQSVALVGASGCGKSTSIQLLLRYYDAVDGSVSIDENDVTSVTLKNLRNQIGMVSQEPSLFDRTIAENIAYGDNTREVSNEEIVEAAKLANIHNFVASLPLGYETRLGNKGTQLSGGQKQRIAISRALIRNPKILLLDEATSALDMENEKVVQEALIMASKGRTCITIAHRLSTIVDSDIIFVINMGKVVEQGTHKELLNLRGFYHSLYTLQAGIK; from the exons ATGTTTGCAGTATGGGCGCGGCAAGATTACCTGAAGCCAAGATCGCAATTTCCGCGGGAAACAGAAAAGGATAAAAAAag AATCATCGACCCCATAGACTCAATACCAGTAAAGATACCAGATGACGAAgctaaaatagaaaaaccaaAGGTTGAAGAGCCTGAACCAGTGTCGTTTTtcaaactt TATTCATATGCGTCGACTCGCGAccgaatttgcattttttttggaattattggAACAATAATAACTGGGAGCACGGCCCCAGCTAACACATTAATTTTTGGGACTCTTGTCGAA TCGATGGTAGCTCAAAATGGTTACGCAGTTCCATCGTCCGCAAATGCTTCCAATATTACGGATACGGAGAGACAATTAATGGTCGAGTGGTTTAGAAACGAAGTGAAATGGTATGCGATTCACAGTTGCATATTAGGTGCAGTTATGTTGCTGGGAACGTATTTCGCTATCATGCTATTCAATGTTGCTGCACATAATCAA attttcagGATACGAGGCAAGTTTCTCAAAGCAGTTCTCAATCAAGACATATCATGGTATGATTTGAATCAGAGTGGTGAATTTGCAAGCCGAATGAATGA AGATCTTACCAAACTGGAAGATGGTCTTGGCGAAAAAGTGGTAATGTTCCTTCATTTCATGATTGCATTCATTGGATCTACAATATTAGCCTTAGCAAAAGGATGGCAATTAGCCTTAGTGTGTATGTCATCACTTCCAGTCTCATTCATCGTTGTCGGTATAATAGCAATGATAACCGGTAAATTGGCCAAACAAGAAATGTCTGCCTTCGCAAAAGCGGGCGCAGTAGCCGAAGAAGTGTTTGGAGCGATAAGAACGGTGGTGGGATTTAGTGGACAGGACAAAGAGGCCAATCGTTATGCGACAAATTTGGTGGATGCTCGGAAagtgaatataaaaaaaagttttttcgctGGACTAGGATTCGGTATGTTGTGGTTTTTCATCTACGCCATGTATGCTTTATCGTTTTGGTACGGTGTGGGACTTGTCATCGATCATAGACTATTGCCTGCAAACGATCGGGTGTATACAGCGGGTGTCATGTTTACG GTATTTTTTTCCGTTATGATGGGTGCGATGAGTTTAGGAGCCTCATCGCCATTCATTGAGTCCTTTGGAATTGCGAAAGGAGCTGCAGCTAaggtttttcaaataattgaaaacCGACCACTAATCAATCCCTTAGCTGATACCGGAGATATTCCGTACTCATGCCAAGGCAACATTTCGtttcaaaatgtttctttcAATTATCCTAGTCGATCGGATGTTAACGTTTTACAGGGCGTTAACCTGTCGATCAATCAAGGCAAGGTCGTTGCATTGGTCGGGTCAAGCGGATGCGGTAAGTCGAGCTGTCTCCAATTAATTCAAAGATTTTATGATCCGGATCAGGGAGCAATTGTATTGGATAATCGAAAGTTGACCGAACTGAATGTTAATTGGCTCCGGCAAAAAATTGGTGTAGTTGGCCAAGAACCGGTACTTTTCGGCACGAGTATactagaaaatattcgttacGGCCACGAGAGTGCCACTGTCGAAGAAATTGAAACAGCGGCGAAAATCGCAAATGCTCACAATTTCATATCGAAATTGCCACAGGGCTACAATACGTTGGTTGGAGAACGTGGTGCTCAAATGAGTGTTGGTCAGAAACAGAGAATTGCCATTGCAAGAGCATTAGTCAAGAATCCTAAAATTTTGCTACTGGATGAGGCTACATCAGCTTTGGATATG GCGAGCGAAGCTAAGGTTCAAGCAGCTTTGGAAACG GCAAGTCGTGGAAGAACGACTATTATTGTCGCTCATCGTTTGTCGACTATACGTAATGCTGACAAAATCATTGTTCTGAGTGATGGCCAGGTTGTCGAGCAAGGTGGACATGCAGAACTTATGCAACTCGGTGGCCATTATCATGCATTGGTTACAACTCAAATGGGAAATGTTGAAAGAGATGGCGAAATGACCGAAAGTTCGCTCATCGTGAAAGATTATGATGAGGATGCAAAGGAGGTCGATGTGATTGCCGAGGAG GATGAAACACAGAATTCGAAAGCCCCGGTGATATCAATTTGGGAGGTCTTAAAGTGGAACAGACGTGAATGGGTGTACATAACAATTGGATCGATTTGTTCGATTGTTATGGGAGCTGCAATGCCTCTATTTTCAATACTATTCGGTGAAATCGTCGGTGTCGTAGGTCTATCGGAACCTGATGTGGTGCGACGAGAGACTGACATGTACAGTTTGTATTTCGTGCTAACTGGAATTTTGGTTGGAGCCGCAACATTCATACAAATCTGGACATACGGAGTGGCTGGTGAATATCTGACGGAAAGATTACGCGCCAAAGCGTTCACTCAAATGTTACGGCAGGAAATTGCTTGGTTCGATGATAAATCGAATGGAACTGGATCATTATGTGCTAGATTATCAGCAGACGCAGCCGCCGTGCAAGGAGCAACGGGTCAACGTGTTGGAAGTATTTTATCTTCGATATCTACACTATGTCTTGGTATTGGCATCGCAATGTATTATGAATGGCGTCTCGGGTTTGTAGCCTTGGCATTCGCTCCATTTATGCTTGTCGGATCTTACACTGACATTAAACTGATGAAGCAGCAAAATTTGGGAAATGGCAAAGCACTGGAAAGGTCCACGAAAGTTGCGGTTGAAGCCGTTGGAAACATTCGAACGGTTGTTTCGTTGGGACGTGAGAGGATGTTCTACAAAATGTACGTTGATATACTGGAGCCAACCGTCCAAAATGCTAAGAGAGTGACTCATATGCGCGGTATTGTCTATGGGCTGGCTCGGTCTATTTGGTTTTTCGCGTATGCGGCTTGTATGGTCTATGGCGGAGAGCTGGTTGCTAACAATGAGGTTGGCATTGCTACCGTGTTCGTAGTTACTCAGGCCCTTGTAATGGGCAGTGCGTCGATAGCAAATAGTTTAGCATTCGCTCCGAATTTCCATGAGGGAATAATTGCAGCCGCAAAAGTGAAACAACTTCTTGACAGAAAGCCGAAAATTACAGATCCTCAACTGGTCATGATTAACGACAAAAAGTGGGAGTCTGAAGGTCACGTTGCATTCgataaaactgaatttttttaccaaTCAAGGCCGACCAGTCAAATTCTACAAGGCCTAAATCTACGAATTATCGCTGGCCAAAGTGTTGCATTGGTCGGAG CATCGGGATGTGGAAAATCAACCAGCATTCAGCTACTGCTTCGTTACTACGATGCCGTCGATGGATCAGTTTCGATCGATGAAAATGATGTCACCTCGGTTACGTTGAAGAATCTACGCAATCAGATCGGCATGGTATCACAAGAACCGTCGCTGTTCGACCGAACCATAGCTGAAAACATTGCTTACGGTGATAATACGAGAGAAGTCTCTAACGAAGAAATAGTCGAAGCAGCCAAATTGGCAAACATTCACAATTTTGTTGCTTCATTGCCATTG GGATACGAAACAAGATTGGGTAACAAAGGCACGCAACTCTCAGGTGGACAAAAGCAACGCATTGCCATATCACGTGCACTGATTCGGAATCCAAAAATCCTGTTATTGGACGAGGCCACTTCGGCACTGGACATGGAAAATGAGAAG GTCGTTCAAGAGGCATTGATAATGGCTAGTAAGGGCAGAACATGCATCACAATTGCTCATCGATTGAGTACCATTGTTGATTCGGACATCATTTTCGTCATTAATATGGGCAAAGTGGTTGAACAAGGGACGCATAAGGAGTTACTGAATTTGAGGGGATTCTACCATAGTCTGTACACCTTGCAGGCGGGTATCAAATAG